GCGCGTTCGCGCCCGCACTGATGAGCCGCCCGCCGATCACGAATGTCGGATCGAGCCCGCCTGCCGCCAGCACGCTCGCCACGAGCGAAGTCGTGGTGGTCTTGCCGTGCGTGCCCGCGATCGCGATGCCCTGCTTAAGGCGCATCAGTTCCGCGAGCATCACGGCGCGCGGCACGATGGGAATGCGGCGATGGCGCGCCGCGAGCACTTCGGGGTTGTCGCTGCGCACCGCGGTCGAAACGACCACGGCGTTGGCACCTTCGATGTTCTCTTCGGCATGGCCGATCGCGATGCGCGCGCCGAGCGCGGCGAGTCGATCGGTGACCGCGTTCTTCGCGAGGTCCGAGCCGCTTACCTGATAGCCGAGGTTCACGAGCACTTCGGCGATGCCGCTCATGCCCGCGCCGCCGATGCCGACGAAATGGATGTGTTTGACGATGTGTTTCATTGCTTTCCTCCCGCTACTGCGCCCGCCACGGCCGCGCAGATGCGCGCGACCTGATCGGCGGCGTCGGGTTTCGCGAGCGCGCGGGCGCGCCCTGCCATTTCCGCCAGCGATGTTCTGGTCTGATGCCGCAACCAGTCGGCGAGTCCTTCCGCCGTCAGGTCGCGCTGTTGCACCACGAGCGCTGCGTCCTTGTCGGCAAGGAACGCGGCGTTGGTGGTCTGGTGGTCGTCCACGGCGTAGGGAAACGGCACGAAGCATGCCGCCACGCCTACGGCCGCGACCTCGGCCACCGTCATTGCGCCCGAACGGCAGACCACGAGGTCCGCGTTCCGGTAGGCGCTCGCCATGTCATCGATGAACGGCACGAGTTGCACCGTGTCGTTCAGTTCGAGGCCGGCGTCGAGATAGTTTTGACGCAAGGCGTCGATGTGCTTTGCGCCCGCCTGATGCACGATGTGCGGGCGCTCTTCAGGTGCGAGCAGCGACAGCGCGCGCGGCACCACTTCGTTGAGCGCCGTGGCGCCGAGGCTGCCGCCCACTACGAGCACGCGCAGCGGACCGCTGCGCGCCGCGTAGCGCGCCGCCGGGGCGTCGACGTGTTCGAGCGCCTCGCGGATCGGGTTGCCGGTCCACTCGGCGTTCGGCAGCGCGCCCGGAAACGCCACGAGCACACGCTTGGCCAGCTTCGCGAGCACCTTGTTCGCAAGGCCCGCAATCGAATTCTGTTCGTGCAGCACGAGCGGACGGCCCGAAAGCGCGCTCATCACACCTGCCGGGAACGTGATGTAGCCGCCCATGCCGAGCACGACATCGGGCTTCACGCGGCGCAGCGCCGCGAGACTCTGCATGCACGCGCGCAACAGGTTCAGCGGCAGCATCAGCTTGGTCTTGATGCCCTTGCCGCGCACGCCGCCAAAGCGCACGTATTCCATCTTGATGCCGTGCTTGGGCACGAGCGTCGCTTCCATGCCTGCGGGATTGCCGAGCCACACTACGCGCCAGCCCCACTGCTCCATGCGATGCGCGACGGCGAGCCCCGGGAACACGTGTCCCCCGGTGCCGCCAGCCATCACCATGAGCGTGCGCGTTGCTGCGGTCATACCTTGCCTCCACGCATCAAGACGCGGTTCTCGTAATCGACACGCAGCAGCAGCGCCACTGCGACACAGTTCAGCAAAATGCCCGAGCCGCCGTAGCTCACGAGCGGCAGCGTGAGCCCCTTGGTCGGCAACAGACCCAGGTTCACGCCCATGTTGATGAAGGCCTGCGCGCCGAACCACACGCCAAGACCCTTGGCGACGAGACCCGCGAACGTGCGGTCGAGCGCGAGCGCCTGGCGGCCGATCTCGAACGCGCGGCGCACGATCCAGTAGAACAGCAGGATCACGACGAGCACGCCGACGAAGCCGAGCTCCTCGCCGATCACGGCGAGAATGAAGTCGGTGTGCGCTTCCGGCAGATAGTTCAGCTTCTCGACGCTGCCGCCGAGCCCCACGCCGAACCACTCGCCGCGGCCGAACGCAATGAGCGAGTGCGTGAGCTGGTACGCCTTGCCCTGCGCGTAGCGGTCGTCCCACGGATCGAGGTACGCGAAGATCCGCTCGCGGCGCCACGGCGACGCCCACACGAGCAGCGTGAAAGTGCCCACGGCCGTGGCCACGAGGCCGCCGAACAGCTTGCCGTTCACGCCTCCGAGGAACAGCACGCCCATGGCGATCGCGGCGATCACCATGAACGCGCCCATGTCGGGCTCGAGCAGCAGCAGCGCGCCGACCACGCCCACGGCAAACGCCATCGGCAAGAAGCCCTTCGCGAAGCTATGCATGTATTCCTGCTTGCGCACCGTGTAGTTCGCGGCGTAGATCGTCACGGCGAGCTTCATGATTTCCGACGGCTGCATGTTCGTGATGCCGAGCGGAATCCAGCGCCGCGCGCCGTTCACGCCCTTGCCGATGTGCGGAAT
The Paraburkholderia acidiphila genome window above contains:
- the murG gene encoding undecaprenyldiphospho-muramoylpentapeptide beta-N-acetylglucosaminyltransferase — its product is MTAATRTLMVMAGGTGGHVFPGLAVAHRMEQWGWRVVWLGNPAGMEATLVPKHGIKMEYVRFGGVRGKGIKTKLMLPLNLLRACMQSLAALRRVKPDVVLGMGGYITFPAGVMSALSGRPLVLHEQNSIAGLANKVLAKLAKRVLVAFPGALPNAEWTGNPIREALEHVDAPAARYAARSGPLRVLVVGGSLGATALNEVVPRALSLLAPEERPHIVHQAGAKHIDALRQNYLDAGLELNDTVQLVPFIDDMASAYRNADLVVCRSGAMTVAEVAAVGVAACFVPFPYAVDDHQTTNAAFLADKDAALVVQQRDLTAEGLADWLRHQTRTSLAEMAGRARALAKPDAADQVARICAAVAGAVAGGKQ
- the ftsW gene encoding putative lipid II flippase FtsW, which gives rise to MSWSERFGARLSREGGQAGGSSGGGARSGGLASVVNGVRPGRSRMLDYDHSLLWAVIALLGLGVVMVYSASIAMPDSPKYASYRDWAFLVRHIVSLVVATVAALIAFRIPVSTWERYAPKLFLIALAMLVVVLIPHIGKGVNGARRWIPLGITNMQPSEIMKLAVTIYAANYTVRKQEYMHSFAKGFLPMAFAVGVVGALLLLEPDMGAFMVIAAIAMGVLFLGGVNGKLFGGLVATAVGTFTLLVWASPWRRERIFAYLDPWDDRYAQGKAYQLTHSLIAFGRGEWFGVGLGGSVEKLNYLPEAHTDFILAVIGEELGFVGVLVVILLFYWIVRRAFEIGRQALALDRTFAGLVAKGLGVWFGAQAFINMGVNLGLLPTKGLTLPLVSYGGSGILLNCVAVALLLRVDYENRVLMRGGKV